A stretch of Clostridia bacterium DNA encodes these proteins:
- the ftsH gene encoding ATP-dependent zinc metalloprotease FtsH: protein MNLKNDFKKPFIFYYLIAMVIVLFLNAVIFPIFMNQEVNEVDYGTFLRMVEDGEVTKVEVREEEIGFTTENETIYITGRMDDPQLADRLLEANVDEFSEVFPQEMSPLVSFLLTWIIPIGLFIALQQFLMKKMQGGGVGNAMSFGKSNAKVYVQAQTGITFADVAGQDEAKEALQEIVAFLGDKNKYAEIGATVPKGALLVGPPGTGKTLLAKAVAGESNVPFFSISGSEFVEMFVGMGAARVRDLFKQAKEKAPCIVFIDEIDAIGKSRNTASGMGGNDEREQTLNQLLTQMDGFDADSGVIILAATNSPEVLDKALLRPGRFDRRVPVELPNQVGREAILNVHAKKVQLGPGIDFKAIARATPGASGADLANIINEGAIRAVKEGRKKVAQEDLDEAIEVVIAGYQRKNSVLSNKDKLTIAYHEIGHALVAAKQEGAAPVHKITIIPRTSGALGYTMQVEENETVLMSKEQALERITTYMGGRAAEDVVFDRITTGASNDIEQATKIARAMVTKYGMSERFGMMALETNNNPYLGGDSTLLVSNETASEIDSEVLEIIKKCYAKAKQILEENKDKMHDLTKFLFEKETITGEEFMDVLGE, encoded by the coding sequence ATGAACTTAAAGAACGACTTTAAAAAGCCATTCATTTTCTACTATCTCATCGCGATGGTGATTGTATTATTCTTAAATGCGGTTATATTTCCAATTTTCATGAATCAAGAAGTTAATGAAGTAGATTATGGTACCTTCTTAAGAATGGTTGAGGACGGAGAAGTAACCAAAGTTGAGGTACGCGAAGAAGAAATAGGTTTTACAACAGAGAATGAAACAATTTATATCACTGGTAGAATGGACGACCCGCAACTAGCAGATAGGCTTCTTGAAGCGAATGTTGATGAATTTTCAGAAGTATTTCCTCAAGAAATGTCACCACTGGTTAGCTTTTTGCTAACATGGATTATTCCGATTGGTCTATTCATCGCGTTGCAACAGTTCCTTATGAAAAAGATGCAGGGGGGAGGCGTTGGAAATGCCATGTCCTTTGGCAAGAGCAATGCGAAAGTCTATGTCCAGGCCCAAACAGGAATAACCTTTGCTGATGTAGCAGGACAAGATGAAGCAAAGGAAGCTTTGCAGGAAATAGTAGCTTTTTTAGGAGATAAGAATAAGTATGCAGAAATTGGTGCTACCGTCCCTAAAGGAGCACTACTGGTAGGACCGCCTGGAACAGGTAAAACACTTCTAGCAAAAGCTGTAGCGGGAGAATCGAATGTACCATTTTTTTCCATCTCTGGTTCAGAATTTGTTGAGATGTTTGTGGGTATGGGAGCAGCAAGAGTAAGGGATTTATTTAAACAGGCTAAAGAAAAAGCGCCTTGTATCGTATTTATCGATGAGATAGATGCTATTGGCAAAAGTAGAAATACTGCTTCTGGTATGGGTGGAAATGATGAACGGGAACAGACACTCAACCAGCTTTTAACTCAAATGGATGGATTTGATGCAGATTCAGGCGTCATCATTTTAGCCGCTACCAATAGTCCAGAGGTATTAGATAAAGCACTACTTAGACCGGGAAGATTTGATAGACGAGTACCGGTGGAACTACCCAACCAAGTTGGTAGAGAGGCGATTCTTAACGTTCATGCTAAAAAGGTGCAATTAGGACCAGGAATTGACTTTAAGGCTATTGCACGAGCGACCCCAGGTGCATCTGGGGCAGATTTAGCGAACATCATCAATGAAGGAGCTATTCGAGCAGTTAAAGAGGGACGAAAAAAAGTGGCTCAAGAGGATTTAGATGAAGCCATAGAAGTAGTTATTGCAGGTTATCAAAGAAAGAATTCTGTACTAAGCAATAAAGATAAACTAACGATTGCCTATCATGAAATTGGTCATGCTTTGGTGGCAGCAAAACAAGAAGGTGCTGCACCTGTTCACAAAATTACGATCATTCCAAGGACTTCTGGCGCTTTGGGCTATACTATGCAGGTGGAAGAAAACGAAACCGTCTTGATGAGCAAGGAACAAGCTTTAGAAAGAATCACGACATACATGGGCGGTAGAGCAGCAGAGGATGTAGTTTTTGACCGAATTACAACAGGAGCATCCAATGATATTGAGCAGGCAACCAAAATTGCACGTGCAATGGTTACCAAGTATGGTATGAGTGAGCGCTTTGGCATGATGGCTCTAGAAACCAACAACAATCCGTATCTTGGAGGAGATAGCACTCTATTGGTTTCGAATGAGACCGCCTCAGAAATTGATAGTGAGGTTTTGGAAATTATCAAAAAATGTTATGCAAAGGCGAAACAAATCTTAGAAGAGAATAAGGATAAAATGCATGATTTGACTAAATTTTTATTTGAGAAGGAAACCATTACGGGAGAAGAATTTATGGACGTGCTTGGTGAATAA
- a CDS encoding ADP-ribosylglycohydrolase family protein, which produces MLGAILGDMIGSYYEIHPEVERLPSMKMKWHDYSDDTVLTVATMEALLNNEDYAKSYRNYFMNNQERDYGRRFIEWARDEKMPAYGSYGNGAAMRISPIAFMAENECWLEKEVYQSATVSHNHPAALTGAQAIAFCIFWLKEGKDKRYLKKEVERRFHYDLDFRIIEIRKSYTFDASASGSVPQAIKCFLESENLMQAIGNAVYLGGDMDTIAGMAGALGEAAYGIKRALANTILSRLPKEYQNTVKKFYNKSLARRL; this is translated from the coding sequence ATGCTTGGAGCTATACTTGGCGACATGATCGGCTCATACTATGAGATTCACCCTGAGGTAGAGCGCCTGCCTAGTATGAAGATGAAGTGGCATGACTATTCAGATGATACCGTTCTTACTGTGGCAACGATGGAGGCCCTATTAAATAATGAGGATTATGCAAAATCCTATCGTAATTATTTTATGAACAATCAAGAACGGGACTATGGTAGACGTTTCATTGAGTGGGCAAGGGATGAAAAGATGCCAGCCTATGGTAGCTACGGCAATGGGGCAGCGATGCGTATCAGCCCTATTGCGTTTATGGCAGAAAATGAATGCTGGCTTGAAAAAGAAGTTTATCAAAGTGCTACAGTTAGCCACAATCATCCAGCGGCTCTGACTGGTGCCCAAGCCATTGCCTTTTGTATTTTTTGGTTAAAAGAAGGTAAGGATAAACGCTATCTAAAAAAAGAAGTAGAGAGGCGTTTTCACTATGACTTAGATTTTCGAATCATCGAAATACGAAAAAGCTATACTTTTGATGCAAGTGCCAGCGGTTCTGTCCCTCAGGCCATAAAGTGCTTTTTAGAAAGTGAAAATTTAATGCAAGCCATTGGCAATGCTGTTTACTTAGGTGGAGATATGGATACAATTGCTGGTATGGCAGGGGCCCTTGGTGAGGCGGCCTATGGAATAAAAAGAGCACTTGCAAACACCATACTGAGTCGCTTGCCAAAAGAATATCAAAATACAGTTAAGAAATTCTATAATAAGTCATTAGCAAGAAGACTTTAA
- a CDS encoding DUF3160 domain-containing protein, protein MQYAKGNARAILFVCLGLLLMLIVPGCQVNKEVAEEPVQVEPELETNATFVFDFSDSENIRNIDVDYVESNIVATVPSYQVSNNLSNIVNLEQFGYFSPDQQKKLVENGFVVTPSKEEQLFYIYEKNEYLKLPSFVTTDSVLQVYHIFYDYSLRLLEQEKLLGYLEELTEHMMVKSMEVYELLDNPDVKEAQKNNVAYFGVALKCLDKDLPEGLSQDTIDLIESEFQKIVDMQGFESSSLFPFELDYSQYKPRGHYTRNDDFKRYFKTMMWYGQAPFPLYRVVEDEKVRNLEGTVQAMLISCMISMQDEGTKDIELWDKIYSPTVFYVGSSDDLSVLEYRKIMQTVFGNELDFNDLSDKQNMDLFYKEADKLPEPKIQAKYSEVTTPVGKQFRFMGQRYTPDADIIQNLVEPITRPIPSGLDVMGCIGSERAYQIMVEQYKVLEEYPQYQEKHEQLKDEFGSLPLDTWQSNMYYGWMWTLKGLLEEYDAGYPSFMTNQAWSDKSLSTALASWSELKHDTVLYGKQSGAECGGGEEPPTVKGYIEPSMEVYNRLLWLTKYSRANLSKRDLMIPELESKMERFEELLTFLLECSEKELNNEELSSEDYDQLLTYGGLLEYLTSSFAGDGTRWFEITSDTDKNMAVIADIHTIAPNSLSPGGYFEVGVGPAHEIFVVVPIGGSLYLTRGATFSYYEFTSTERLTDESWQQMLKDELAPKQADWTRSFIVGNKEEVPEPVSPYTTGC, encoded by the coding sequence ATGCAATATGCAAAAGGTAATGCTAGAGCAATCTTATTTGTATGTTTGGGTTTATTATTGATGTTGATTGTACCTGGATGCCAAGTAAATAAAGAAGTGGCTGAAGAACCAGTTCAAGTTGAACCAGAATTAGAGACTAACGCGACCTTCGTTTTTGATTTCTCAGATAGTGAGAATATCAGAAATATTGATGTGGACTATGTGGAATCGAATATCGTAGCCACGGTGCCCTCCTATCAAGTATCTAATAATCTTTCCAATATTGTAAATTTGGAACAATTTGGTTATTTTTCTCCAGACCAACAAAAGAAGCTTGTAGAAAATGGCTTTGTAGTTACGCCGAGTAAGGAAGAACAACTTTTCTACATCTACGAAAAAAATGAATATTTGAAGTTGCCTAGCTTTGTTACCACCGATTCGGTACTTCAGGTATACCATATATTCTATGACTATTCATTGCGTCTTCTAGAACAAGAAAAATTGCTTGGCTATCTAGAAGAATTAACCGAGCACATGATGGTGAAGTCTATGGAGGTCTATGAATTATTAGACAATCCGGATGTCAAAGAAGCTCAAAAGAACAATGTAGCCTATTTTGGAGTAGCGTTAAAATGCTTAGACAAAGACCTTCCAGAAGGTTTATCCCAGGATACGATAGATTTAATCGAATCAGAGTTTCAAAAGATTGTAGACATGCAAGGATTTGAATCTTCTAGTTTGTTTCCTTTTGAACTAGATTACAGCCAGTATAAACCACGTGGGCATTATACAAGGAATGATGATTTTAAACGATATTTTAAAACGATGATGTGGTACGGACAAGCACCATTTCCTCTTTATCGTGTCGTTGAGGATGAAAAAGTACGAAATCTTGAAGGAACAGTGCAGGCCATGCTGATTAGCTGCATGATATCGATGCAGGATGAAGGGACAAAAGATATCGAACTATGGGATAAAATATATAGCCCCACTGTCTTTTATGTCGGCTCATCGGATGATTTGTCCGTTCTTGAATATCGAAAAATCATGCAAACTGTGTTTGGAAATGAGCTTGATTTTAATGACTTAAGTGATAAACAGAATATGGATCTTTTTTATAAAGAAGCAGATAAACTTCCTGAGCCAAAGATTCAAGCAAAATATTCTGAAGTCACGACACCAGTTGGTAAACAGTTTCGTTTTATGGGACAAAGATATACACCAGATGCAGATATAATTCAAAATCTAGTTGAGCCAATCACGAGACCCATACCATCTGGTTTAGATGTGATGGGCTGTATCGGTTCAGAACGAGCCTATCAAATTATGGTTGAACAATATAAGGTGTTGGAAGAGTATCCTCAGTACCAAGAAAAGCATGAACAGTTAAAGGATGAGTTTGGATCGTTACCATTAGATACATGGCAATCCAATATGTATTACGGTTGGATGTGGACTCTGAAAGGACTATTGGAAGAATATGACGCTGGATATCCATCCTTTATGACCAACCAAGCTTGGAGTGATAAGTCGCTATCGACTGCGTTAGCAAGCTGGTCTGAACTAAAACACGATACCGTACTTTATGGCAAACAAAGTGGTGCTGAGTGCGGGGGTGGAGAAGAACCACCAACAGTGAAAGGATACATAGAACCTAGTATGGAAGTATATAATCGGTTGCTATGGCTTACAAAATATTCTAGAGCCAATCTGAGCAAACGAGATCTCATGATTCCAGAACTTGAAAGCAAGATGGAACGATTTGAAGAACTTTTGACTTTTCTTTTAGAATGTTCTGAGAAAGAGCTAAACAATGAGGAACTTTCAAGTGAGGACTATGACCAATTACTGACCTATGGAGGTCTATTGGAATATTTAACGAGCTCCTTTGCTGGTGATGGAACTAGATGGTTTGAAATTACCTCGGATACGGATAAAAATATGGCAGTAATAGCAGATATCCATACGATTGCTCCCAATAGTTTGAGCCCGGGTGGCTATTTTGAAGTAGGCGTTGGTCCAGCTCATGAAATTTTTGTAGTAGTACCGATTGGTGGTTCACTCTATTTAACGAGAGGGGCTACCTTCAGTTACTATGAATTTACTAGTACGGAACGTCTAACGGACGAAAGTTGGCAGCAGATGCTCAAAGATGAGTTGGCACCTAAGCAAGCAGACTGGACAAGAAGTTTCATTGTTGGCAATAAAGAAGAAGTACCAGAGCCCGTAAGTCCATATACCACAGGATGCTAA
- a CDS encoding ammonium transporter has translation MAFDTGSTGFMLLATSLVMLMTPGLAFFYGGLVGRKSVLAIMLQSFVSLGITTIIWVTFGYSLCFSGDVYGIIGNLDMAFLKGIGLNDALSPTNNIPLLVFVAYQMMFAVITPALITGAFTERIRFKAYLFFQVMWLFIVYFPLTHMVWGGGILAQLGVLDFAGGIVVHTTAGMAALASVFYVGQRHVKANNPHSIPLIAIGTALLWFGWYGFNAGSELRVDSTTALAFLNTDIAASFAAITWLIIEWKKVGKPKFVGLLTGAVAGLATITPAAGFVSPTIAIFIGISAGIVCFAAVSLKNKMNWDDSLDVWGVHGVGGMLGVIMLSLFANTAVNPAGANGLFYGGVHFFQVEVLAVLGTAIYAFIISYSLLWIINKITPVKVSAEDQVLGLDESTLGENAYMF, from the coding sequence ATGGCTTTTGATACTGGCAGCACGGGATTTATGTTATTGGCTACAAGTTTAGTAATGCTGATGACACCGGGGTTAGCCTTTTTTTATGGAGGTCTTGTAGGTCGAAAAAGTGTTCTAGCAATTATGTTACAAAGTTTTGTGTCTTTAGGAATTACTACAATAATTTGGGTTACCTTTGGATATTCACTATGTTTTAGCGGAGATGTCTATGGAATTATTGGTAATCTAGATATGGCATTCTTAAAAGGAATTGGTTTAAATGATGCACTCTCGCCTACTAATAACATACCACTATTGGTATTTGTGGCATATCAGATGATGTTTGCGGTTATCACCCCTGCTCTGATTACAGGTGCTTTCACTGAACGTATAAGATTTAAAGCCTATCTATTCTTTCAAGTGATGTGGTTGTTTATTGTATATTTTCCTCTTACACATATGGTATGGGGTGGTGGTATTTTAGCACAATTAGGTGTCCTTGATTTTGCAGGAGGAATTGTCGTACATACCACTGCAGGTATGGCTGCTTTAGCCTCAGTCTTCTATGTAGGCCAACGCCATGTTAAAGCTAATAATCCACACAGTATCCCTCTGATAGCGATTGGTACAGCACTTTTGTGGTTTGGCTGGTACGGTTTCAACGCAGGCTCTGAGCTGAGGGTAGATAGCACTACCGCACTCGCTTTTTTAAACACAGATATCGCTGCATCTTTTGCGGCAATTACTTGGCTGATTATTGAATGGAAAAAAGTGGGAAAGCCCAAATTTGTTGGTCTTCTTACAGGTGCTGTAGCAGGACTTGCAACCATAACGCCAGCAGCTGGATTTGTTAGTCCTACTATCGCTATATTCATTGGTATCTCAGCTGGCATAGTATGCTTTGCTGCCGTATCCTTGAAAAACAAAATGAACTGGGACGATTCTTTGGACGTCTGGGGTGTCCATGGTGTGGGTGGTATGCTTGGTGTAATAATGTTATCCTTGTTTGCAAATACAGCAGTAAATCCCGCTGGAGCTAATGGCCTATTTTATGGCGGTGTACATTTTTTCCAAGTAGAAGTGCTAGCTGTATTAGGTACAGCAATCTATGCCTTCATTATCAGCTATTCACTATTATGGATTATTAACAAAATCACACCAGTAAAAGTATCTGCGGAAGATCAGGTTCTTGGTCTAGATGAATCAACACTTGGTGAAAATGCTTATATGTTCTAA
- a CDS encoding winged helix-turn-helix transcriptional regulator, whose protein sequence is MDVKNFKQIMTGYGKRITEALNGTYGPVCSELGLTVLQLKIVMELYQNGTHTIGSLANSMLMATTNMSTMCKKMEKAGLVERTRDQMDERVVVVKLTAKGSRIGKEIENNILRKIDCIAQGEDDLFYDDIVKGFDKFTMLIERIIDSEEQVGRKEDKDELKERL, encoded by the coding sequence ATGGATGTAAAGAATTTCAAGCAAATCATGACGGGGTACGGTAAGAGAATCACGGAAGCATTGAACGGAACCTATGGACCCGTTTGTAGTGAATTAGGGCTTACTGTTTTGCAACTAAAGATCGTGATGGAACTATACCAAAATGGAACCCATACAATTGGAAGCTTGGCTAACAGTATGCTGATGGCCACGACGAATATGTCTACAATGTGTAAAAAAATGGAAAAAGCGGGGCTTGTTGAACGTACGAGAGATCAAATGGATGAAAGAGTTGTTGTTGTTAAACTTACAGCGAAGGGAAGTAGAATAGGGAAAGAGATTGAAAATAACATTTTAAGGAAAATAGATTGTATTGCCCAAGGAGAGGACGATTTATTTTATGACGATATCGTAAAAGGATTTGACAAATTTACGATGTTGATTGAAAGAATAATTGACTCTGAAGAACAAGTGGGAAGGAAAGAGGATAAAGATGAACTTAAAGAACGACTTTAA
- a CDS encoding HAD-IB family hydrolase: protein MKRTAAFFDIDGTLYREGLITEVFKKLIRYEIIDAERWYKEVKLDYDRWDQRVGTYDSYLLGMASIYTEAIKGLHQSQVSFIAKKVVEQKGGRVYTYTRDRINFHKDNRHLLIVVSGSPIELVQEMANKYGFDRHIGSIYKRKNDIYTGEVVPMWDSKSKEEAIYKLVNEYDIDLETSYAYGDTMGDFSMLKMVGNPTIINATKEVYQRITSDEDLRKRINVIVERKDMIYRLVPEHIEVLS from the coding sequence ATGAAAAGGACAGCAGCCTTTTTTGATATTGATGGAACCTTATATAGAGAAGGATTGATAACGGAGGTATTCAAAAAACTGATCCGTTATGAAATTATTGATGCTGAACGATGGTATAAGGAGGTAAAACTGGATTATGACCGGTGGGACCAGCGAGTAGGAACATACGACTCCTATCTCTTAGGGATGGCTTCTATATATACAGAAGCCATAAAGGGACTGCATCAATCTCAAGTCAGTTTTATTGCAAAAAAAGTGGTGGAGCAAAAAGGTGGACGTGTTTATACATACACCCGAGACCGAATCAATTTTCATAAAGATAACAGGCACCTGCTGATTGTTGTTTCTGGAAGTCCGATTGAATTGGTTCAAGAAATGGCTAACAAGTATGGGTTTGATAGGCATATAGGGTCAATATACAAACGGAAGAATGATATTTATACTGGTGAAGTTGTCCCCATGTGGGATTCTAAAAGTAAGGAAGAAGCAATTTATAAACTGGTCAATGAGTATGATATTGATTTGGAAACTAGTTATGCTTATGGAGATACGATGGGTGATTTTTCTATGCTTAAGATGGTAGGAAATCCTACAATTATCAATGCTACGAAGGAAGTTTATCAGCGGATTACAAGCGATGAAGATTTACGGAAAAGGATTAATGTAATTGTAGAAAGAAAAGATATGATTTACCGCTTGGTACCAGAGCATATCGAGGTATTGTCATAA
- a CDS encoding CapA family protein — protein MNRPIKLFLLISMVVILATSNNVSTKGQVTLKAVGDILLDRGVRRDMDRDYDYPYQNVLKELANADIVIGNLECPLTEEGNPVLKEPSIVFRGDPRNAEALKKAGFQVLSLANNHTMDYDEQGFLNTISNLQKQGINSIGAVFSGDTFQKPVFIAKNGCTIGFLAYSVFPPEGYVSLKGKADVARYNKVGSIEEIRRVKKECDLLVVSFHWGKEFSYYPSEQQKEIGHQVVEAGADLVLGHHPHVVQSNENYLNGYIFYSLGNFIFDRQIPSGTDESVIVEIIIRNKKIVEMNSIPLKIKNSQPFKDEV, from the coding sequence ATGAATAGGCCTATTAAGCTGTTTCTGCTAATCAGTATGGTTGTGATTCTTGCCACGAGTAACAACGTAAGTACAAAAGGACAAGTAACGTTAAAGGCAGTAGGAGATATTCTACTTGACCGAGGTGTTAGACGCGATATGGACAGGGACTATGATTATCCATACCAAAACGTATTGAAAGAATTAGCGAATGCAGATATAGTGATAGGAAACCTAGAATGCCCTCTTACCGAAGAAGGTAATCCGGTATTGAAAGAACCTTCGATTGTCTTTAGAGGTGATCCTAGGAATGCTGAGGCGTTAAAAAAAGCTGGTTTTCAAGTTCTTAGCTTAGCCAACAATCATACTATGGATTATGACGAACAGGGATTTCTGAATACAATATCTAATTTGCAAAAGCAGGGTATAAATAGTATCGGCGCTGTATTTTCTGGAGATACCTTCCAAAAACCAGTATTTATCGCAAAAAATGGTTGTACAATAGGATTCTTGGCCTATTCAGTATTTCCTCCAGAAGGCTATGTAAGTCTCAAAGGTAAAGCAGATGTGGCACGATACAACAAAGTTGGTTCTATAGAAGAAATACGAAGGGTAAAGAAAGAGTGTGATTTGCTTGTCGTTTCATTTCATTGGGGCAAGGAATTCAGCTATTACCCAAGTGAACAACAAAAGGAGATAGGACATCAAGTTGTAGAAGCTGGAGCAGACCTCGTCCTAGGCCACCATCCTCACGTAGTTCAGAGCAATGAAAACTATTTAAATGGATATATTTTCTATAGTCTAGGCAACTTTATTTTTGATAGACAAATCCCTAGCGGGACAGATGAATCTGTTATTGTCGAGATCATCATAAGGAATAAAAAAATTGTTGAAATGAATTCCATACCCTTAAAGATTAAAAATAGCCAGCCATTCAAAGACGAAGTATAG
- a CDS encoding NYN domain-containing protein, giving the protein MDKRIAVLIDADNVSEKYLKYIFDEISNHGTPTYKRIYGDWTNPHLGSWKKQLLDNSITPIQQYSYTTGKNATDAALIIDAMDILYSGNIEGFCIVSSDSDFTKLAARLRESGMLVIGMGEKKTPKPFIASCEKFKYLEVLAGMDKDEEKEVSESNAKGSKKSSTSKTNGSSEPNIMSRRRLIQVVKNIVTEISDEDGWANLSEVGNILNKRYPDFDTRNYGHAKLTPLVASLNKFNISSRPSSNPNIKLKFIKIK; this is encoded by the coding sequence ATGGATAAGAGAATTGCGGTATTGATTGACGCAGACAATGTTTCGGAAAAGTATCTAAAGTATATTTTTGACGAGATATCCAACCATGGTACACCGACGTATAAAAGAATCTACGGGGACTGGACAAACCCTCATTTGGGATCATGGAAAAAACAACTTTTGGATAACTCCATCACCCCAATCCAGCAATACAGCTATACTACGGGAAAAAATGCCACGGATGCAGCCCTCATCATTGATGCGATGGATATTTTATATTCCGGTAATATTGAAGGATTCTGCATCGTGTCCAGTGATAGTGATTTCACAAAATTAGCAGCAAGACTTCGTGAATCAGGAATGCTGGTTATTGGTATGGGAGAGAAAAAGACGCCAAAGCCCTTTATTGCCTCTTGTGAGAAGTTTAAATATCTCGAAGTATTAGCAGGTATGGACAAGGACGAGGAAAAAGAAGTTTCTGAAAGCAATGCAAAGGGGAGCAAAAAGAGCTCAACTAGTAAGACGAATGGTAGTAGTGAACCAAATATCATGAGCAGGCGCCGCCTGATCCAGGTTGTAAAAAATATTGTGACTGAGATTTCAGATGAAGATGGATGGGCAAACTTATCTGAAGTGGGCAACATTCTAAACAAACGTTATCCTGACTTTGATACTAGGAATTATGGACATGCTAAGCTTACACCACTTGTCGCTTCTTTGAATAAATTCAACATAAGCTCAAGACCCTCTAGCAATCCGAATATAAAGCTCAAGTTTATTAAGATAAAATAG
- a CDS encoding IS256 family transposase, producing MAQKKLIDKQLIRELMKEGELKDVKDIQSLLKAQFKDIMQEMLEAELDHELGYSKYDYKNKDTTNSRNGIRSKKVRSDYGEMEIDIPRDRNGDFEPVIIKKNQRDVSSIDDQVISMYAKGMTVRDIQDHLHNLYGIDVSPTMISQITEKILPVIKEWQQRPLQEVYAHLIMDAIHYKVRQDGKIVNKAVYIILGIDLDGKKDVVGMWVGENETSKFWLKVLTDLQHRGVKDVLIVSIDGLNGFKEAIQAVYPDTRIQRCIVHMIRNSTKYLSWKDRKAFVNDLKPIYKAINEDSALNALQDLEDKWGEKYYIAVKPWKDNWDEVATMFEYPAEIRRMIYTTNAIESFNRQLRKVTKSKSVFPTDDALLKMLYLAMIDITKKWTMRTRDWGKIINQLAIHFEGRI from the coding sequence ATGGCCCAGAAAAAACTCATCGACAAACAACTGATCCGCGAACTCATGAAAGAAGGCGAGCTTAAGGATGTCAAAGACATCCAGTCCCTACTAAAAGCACAGTTCAAAGACATCATGCAAGAAATGCTGGAAGCTGAACTGGATCATGAACTCGGATATAGCAAGTATGACTATAAGAACAAGGATACTACAAACAGCCGTAACGGCATTCGTTCTAAAAAGGTTCGTTCCGATTATGGAGAAATGGAAATTGACATACCTAGAGACCGTAATGGGGATTTTGAACCTGTAATCATTAAGAAAAACCAACGTGATGTTTCAAGTATTGATGACCAGGTCATAAGCATGTATGCCAAAGGGATGACTGTCAGAGACATTCAGGATCATCTACATAACCTTTACGGAATTGATGTATCACCAACCATGATTTCACAGATTACTGAGAAAATATTACCTGTAATAAAGGAATGGCAGCAACGCCCACTACAAGAGGTTTATGCCCACCTAATCATGGATGCCATCCACTACAAAGTCCGTCAGGATGGAAAGATAGTCAACAAAGCAGTCTACATCATACTAGGTATTGATTTGGACGGTAAAAAGGACGTTGTAGGTATGTGGGTCGGAGAAAATGAGACCAGTAAATTTTGGCTTAAAGTGTTAACTGATTTGCAGCATCGTGGTGTTAAGGATGTGCTGATAGTGTCTATCGATGGACTGAATGGCTTTAAAGAAGCAATACAGGCTGTTTATCCAGACACCAGAATTCAGCGGTGCATCGTTCATATGATTCGCAATTCAACGAAATACCTGTCCTGGAAGGACCGTAAAGCATTCGTCAATGATCTTAAACCAATCTACAAAGCAATCAACGAAGATTCCGCTTTGAACGCTCTACAAGATTTAGAAGACAAGTGGGGCGAGAAGTATTATATCGCGGTAAAACCTTGGAAAGACAACTGGGATGAAGTAGCAACAATGTTCGAGTATCCGGCTGAAATCAGAAGGATGATATACACAACAAACGCCATCGAAAGCTTTAACCGCCAGCTACGCAAAGTCACGAAATCCAAGAGTGTGTTTCCAACCGATGATGCCCTGTTGAAAATGCTGTATCTGGCAATGATTGATATAACCAAGAAATGGACTATGAGGACTCGGGACTGGGGTAAAATTATTAATCAGCTAGCAATTCACTTCGAGGGACGTATTTGA